A single region of the Tachyglossus aculeatus isolate mTacAcu1 chromosome X1, mTacAcu1.pri, whole genome shotgun sequence genome encodes:
- the CNOT8 gene encoding CCR4-NOT transcription complex subunit 8, giving the protein MPAALVENSQVICEVWASNLEEEMRKIREIVLSYSYIAMDTEFPGVVVRPIGEFRSSIDYQYQLLRCNVDLLKIIQLGLTFTNEKGEYPSGINTWQFNFKFNLTEDMYSQDSIDLLANSGLQFQKHEEEGIDTLHFAELLMTSGVVLCDNVKWLSFHSGYDFGYMVKLLTDSRLPEEEHEFFHILNLFFPSIYDVKYLMKSCKNLKGGLQEVADQLDLQRIGRQHQAGSDSLLTGMAFFRMKELFFEDSIDDAKYCGRLYGLGTGVAQKQNEDVDSAQEKMSILAIINNMQQ; this is encoded by the exons ATGCCGGCAGCACTTGTGGAGAACAGCCAGGTTATCTGTGAAGTGTGGGCCAgcaatctagaagaggagatgaggaagaTCCGAGAAATCGTCCTCAGTTACAGCTACATTGCCATG gACACCGAATTTCCAGGTGTTGTGGTGCGACCGATCGGTGAATTCCGCAGCTCCATAGATTACCAGTACCAGCTGCTGCGATGTAACGTTGACCTCCTGAAAATCATCCAGCTGGGGCTCACGTTCACGAACGAGAAAGGGGAGTACCCTTCTGGGATCAACACGTGGCAGTTCAACTTTAAATTCAACCTCAC AGAGGACATGTACTCCCAAGACTCCATAGACCTCCTTGCAAACTCCGGGCTGCAGTTCCAGAAGCACGAAGAGGAAGGCATCGACACCTTGCACTTCGCGGAGCTGCTGATGACGTCGGGAGTGGTCCTCTGCGACAACGTCAAGTGGCTGTCATTTCACAG TGGTTATGATTTTGGCTACATGGTGAAGCTACTGACTGATTCCCGACTGCCCGAGGAGGAGCATGAGTTTTTCCACATCCTgaacctcttctttccctccatctATGATGTGAAGTACCTGATGAAGAGCTGCAAAAATCTCAAA GGAGGGCTTCAGGAAGTTGCTGATCAGCTGGATTTGCAGCGTATTGGAAGGCAGCATCAGGCAGGTTCGGACTCGCTGCTCACGGGAATGGCGTTCTTCAGGATGAAAGAG tTGTTTTTTGAGGACAGTATCGATGACGCCAAGTACTGTGGGAGGCTGTACGGCCTTGGCACCGGCGTGGCACAGAAGCAGAATGAGGATGTGGACTCTGCTCAGGAGAAGATGAGCATCCTGGCTATTATCAATAATATGCAGCAGTGA